Proteins encoded by one window of Panicum virgatum strain AP13 chromosome 7N, P.virgatum_v5, whole genome shotgun sequence:
- the LOC120681133 gene encoding DNA-directed RNA polymerase II subunit RPB1-like — protein MAMVSPSPAPGSAAASCCLSASSGGPFVVKRRPSFQAGLGVDGRGRRRFCYQSSPSSSPRCSPRAGSTPEYTPLTPSRGPASPDYAGCFDGGDRSSPPPRYAPHAALPEYAPLSYASRAGSPDPEYSPATSEYTPGTPEYTPGTPEYTPGTPEYTPESPPQRAATPEYTPSTPPVSDAESRAPPARRRHHPYQRSQASRGRRAATPEYTPSTPPPSPPVSDAESRTSPARRRHHPYQRSQTSCGRLHRAFSHQYGY, from the coding sequence ATGGCGATGGTGTCCCCCTCCCCCGCGCCCGGATCGGCCGCCGCCTCTTGCTGCCTCTCGGCGTCGTCCGGCGGCCCGTTCGTGGTGAAGCGCCGGCCCTCCTTCCAGGCGGGCCTCGGCGTCGACGGTCGCGGCCGCAGGAGGTTCTGCTACCAGTCGTCTCCATCGTCGTCTCCCCGCTGCTCGCCGCGCGCCGGGTCGACGCCGGAGTACACGCCCCTGACGCCCTCGCGGGGGCCTGCATCTCCCGATTACGCGGGCTGCTTCGACGGCGGCGACAGGTCGTCGCCACCTCCACGGTACGCGCCGCATGCCGCGTTGCCGGAGTACGCGCCGCTGAGCTATGCCAGCCGCGCGGGGTCGCCGGACCCGGAGTATTCGCCTGCCACATCAGAGTACACGCCTGGCACCCCGGAGTACACCCCTGGCACCCCGGAGTACACGCCTGGCACGCCGGAGTACACGCCTGAGAGTCCTCCCCAGCGCGCCGCTACGCCGGAGTACACCCCCAGCACGCCGCCGGTGTCCGACGCCGAGTCGCGCGCGCctccagcgcgccgccgccatcacccgTACCAGAGGAGCCAGGccagccgcggccggcgcgcggccacACCGGAGTACACCCCAAGCACtccgcctccgtctccgcccgTGTCCGACGCCGAGTCTCGCACGTctccagcgcgccgccgccatcatccGTACCAGAGGAGCCAGACCAGCTGCGGCCGGCTTCACCGTGCCTTCTCACATCAATATGGATACTAG